The following proteins come from a genomic window of unidentified bacterial endosymbiont:
- a CDS encoding two-partner secretion domain-containing protein: protein MNQGCYRVIFNQKRGQTMVVGELARTPGQASRSSTPTARWLRCAQPLVFTFILGWSALTQAAIVADSNAPAAQQPSVVTAPNGAPVVNIQTPNAAGVSHNTYSRFDVEQPGAVLNNSAAATQTQLAGAIAGNAHLANGTARLILNEVNSSDPTVLSGMIEVAGQGAHVVIANPSGIYINGGGFINTTGATLTTGQPQFKNGQLDSYRVTSGTIKIEGQGLNSRDTDYTAIMARAVEVNSHLQAKKLTITTGSNQVQADNNQATPITTTEAAPTVALDVAQLGGMYAEHIFIVGTEAGVGIRNAGRLTASTGSVVVNSDGWLTHTGLVVARENVNLQAQQTLTLQGEIKSGGTQSYQGSTLEGMGVTLKGQSLTLQATQGALQLPGATLESQQTLTLTTPTVLNTDAATLRAEKLQLSARDLSNIGGNLVQHGPEDLPLKMTGTLDNSNGRIASNSHQLTLQAQTVNNQGGRIEHAGQGDLQIEAQTLLGQRGHFGSNSAVVLRTAQAELQQATTQGTQVTLNGKPWQPSHEALATLGNQSLQPYPTALRERVSTLPLALTLPTSGLFSVNTQPGVPLVTTDPKFIRQRQYVSSERLLRALKVDLKNLPKPFGDGFYEQQQLRDAVIQMTSQRFIGDYQDDDTQYRALIANAISAAKTLQLQPGVPLSNTQMAQLTRDIVWPVQASVQAPDGSQVQVLAPQLYLRVPEGTIGAGYGSLISAKNILLDLSGNFTGNGTTLARDTLSITAENIHHQGGTLYGGKTHLKARQDINHQGGLVSGDTLLQVEAGRDVTAETTTVTTTGGDPNGSSYSSHTNLGQRAKLLVRQAGGVMAVQAGRDANLVATQILNAGEGGHTQIRAGHDLKLSTAQVGQHEQLIWDENNHRVEGGYRDVGSQIKTVGTLQLHAGNKLTATAAQVASGVSAQSVAALVQGPLALEQEGSGAAPLVSTEQSLEAQLAAGTLQMSAKSIEILPGQATRYLDEAHQKTHSGLFNDKTTTSRIVQQETIALGSQFIGTQTEMVATEGDLRIHGSSVLGEQGTTLIAQEGNIKITSAENRQRQISYHQVEESGLLTGGGAALTLGERESSQQQELEGTQQQSSAVGSLLGDVRIWAKQKFQQLGSHLITPQGDINVSAATIEVLDTHHQQQLTQESSSSTSGFTMSVSNPAVSALQTAQQLQSAVGQTSDPRMHALAAAAGGLAAKNTYDALQCNPQQLGGINVTTTFGSSESHSESSEHHTTSQRSLVSGRRVIIQARSGDATIQGDLQAQELARIAAAGNLKLLASENRGQQESSQSSSSQSFGVGRGIVVGMSEGEGSSQGESCRYQLAQVHAGQKVELESGGDTLVQGVVSAPQIQAAIAGNLTIESLQDTDHQEGEQQQIGINLDIGPMVSGSLNFNQSDYRSDFKSVQQQAGLEAGDLGYQLDVKGNFHLGAGGLKSSAKAVTAGRNKARASTLTQSQLDNYDKHNAQSISGSIGFSQHPQKPGQPALQDGGVGKNQSGQAAPGALQVPGSGLPSHHGLSATIPIVTNARGSASSTTRSVISGARQAVTITNPAAQLALTGQTPEQAIAAFDASVTSDKDSSNALSNSFNLEEIKAGFQIVEALTREVGTFLDNRAKEQTKTQTDLTEEQGKALEQQNTQKIAALQERLQENQLWEMGGKGRILMSALSLAAGSNITGSTGQLLQAATVNVIQSYGAQQIKLLADSMNSEVARTALQGLLAGAGAAAQGQSATPAALGASASVVLNNLIDSAYGETSSTLSLAEREARKNLVSTLITGTTQAIGGEAALANAAATLEMENNYLSRAQCSRRNQELSEGENLLHKAAIRAKWDLIDTGQDVSFRAGEIAGIPDTLYEAVEGIVNAALSPHETYLSLKSLFDSDNVLGTVSEAVKQSYIARLDKMDAEFEKAGASGSFKAGLESTKLIADIASLAASGIGVAKGGVALTNLGVKAAKQGIQSTKTVRGLATAAKQGTTATVPKIPSKVTGVSDTLAAANSLSKAGHVAAKPPGISSNAASSTQLGTVNLEGAAKGTINIIDSSKFDYLFGKSSSNAHNAARSNQLALEMKRLGIHNDQLGRATLTNHLQSITQNTKSIINKFSNIHGNFEVRESLLMGPSGKAAMLQTTFQVMSDGSHRFVTAISFSGAK from the coding sequence ATGAATCAGGGCTGTTACCGGGTAATCTTCAATCAAAAACGTGGCCAAACGATGGTGGTGGGCGAACTAGCCAGAACGCCAGGCCAAGCAAGCCGTTCGAGCACTCCAACCGCCCGGTGGCTACGCTGTGCCCAGCCCCTGGTGTTTACATTCATCCTCGGTTGGAGCGCCCTCACCCAGGCAGCCATCGTGGCCGACAGCAACGCCCCAGCCGCGCAACAGCCCAGCGTCGTGACCGCCCCTAACGGGGCCCCGGTGGTCAATATTCAAACCCCCAATGCCGCAGGTGTCTCCCACAACACCTATAGCCGCTTTGATGTTGAACAACCCGGCGCAGTCCTCAATAACAGCGCCGCCGCCACCCAAACCCAGCTCGCGGGAGCGATTGCCGGCAATGCTCACTTGGCCAACGGCACCGCCCGCCTCATCCTCAACGAAGTCAACTCCAGCGATCCCACGGTGCTGAGCGGGATGATTGAAGTGGCGGGACAAGGCGCCCACGTGGTGATAGCCAACCCCTCAGGGATTTATATCAATGGGGGCGGCTTTATCAACACGACGGGAGCCACACTGACGACCGGTCAACCACAGTTTAAAAACGGGCAGCTCGACAGCTATCGGGTGACCAGCGGTACCATAAAGATTGAGGGTCAAGGCTTAAATAGTCGCGATACCGACTATACGGCGATTATGGCACGAGCGGTTGAGGTGAACAGCCACCTCCAGGCCAAAAAATTAACGATAACTACCGGTAGCAACCAGGTGCAGGCCGATAATAACCAAGCAACGCCGATAACCACGACTGAAGCTGCCCCCACGGTAGCGCTGGATGTCGCCCAGCTGGGTGGTATGTATGCCGAGCATATTTTTATCGTCGGCACGGAGGCTGGTGTTGGCATCCGCAATGCGGGGCGACTGACAGCCTCTACCGGCTCTGTGGTGGTCAATAGCGACGGCTGGTTGACACACACCGGTCTAGTGGTCGCCAGAGAGAACGTCAATCTACAGGCCCAGCAAACGCTCACCCTACAGGGAGAAATAAAATCGGGTGGCACACAAAGCTATCAGGGCAGCACCCTAGAGGGGATGGGGGTTACCTTAAAAGGCCAATCGCTCACCCTGCAAGCCACCCAGGGCGCGCTGCAGCTACCCGGGGCCACTCTGGAATCCCAGCAGACCCTAACCTTAACCACCCCAACCGTCCTGAACACGGATGCCGCCACCCTGAGAGCCGAAAAACTACAACTGAGTGCCCGGGACTTAAGCAATATTGGGGGTAACTTAGTTCAGCATGGCCCAGAAGATTTGCCATTGAAAATGACTGGGACCCTGGATAATAGCAACGGTCGGATTGCCAGTAACAGTCACCAGCTGACTCTCCAGGCACAAACGGTGAACAATCAGGGCGGCCGAATCGAGCATGCCGGGCAGGGTGATCTACAGATAGAAGCACAAACACTTTTAGGACAGCGGGGTCATTTTGGCAGTAACAGTGCCGTCGTCCTTCGCACCGCACAAGCCGAGCTGCAGCAGGCCACCACCCAGGGCACCCAAGTCACCCTCAACGGCAAGCCTTGGCAGCCCAGCCACGAGGCGCTAGCAACGCTAGGCAACCAGAGCCTGCAGCCCTACCCGACCGCTTTACGGGAACGGGTCTCCACTCTGCCGTTAGCGCTGACGTTGCCGACTAGCGGCCTGTTCTCGGTCAATACCCAGCCTGGAGTTCCCCTAGTCACCACCGATCCAAAATTTATACGGCAGCGGCAGTATGTCAGCTCTGAGCGGTTACTGAGAGCGCTCAAGGTCGACTTGAAAAACCTACCGAAGCCCTTTGGCGATGGCTTTTATGAGCAGCAGCAGCTGCGTGACGCCGTCATTCAAATGACTAGCCAGCGGTTTATCGGCGATTACCAGGATGATGATACGCAATATCGAGCGCTGATAGCCAATGCCATTAGTGCGGCTAAAACGCTGCAGCTACAGCCTGGCGTGCCGCTATCCAACACCCAGATGGCTCAACTCACCCGGGATATCGTCTGGCCGGTACAAGCCTCAGTCCAGGCACCCGATGGCAGCCAGGTGCAGGTTTTAGCACCACAGCTCTATCTAAGAGTTCCCGAAGGCACTATTGGCGCTGGGTACGGCTCACTGATATCGGCGAAGAACATCCTGCTTGATCTCAGTGGTAATTTCACCGGTAACGGGACGACGCTGGCCCGCGACACCCTATCCATCACTGCTGAAAACATCCACCATCAGGGCGGAACACTCTACGGTGGAAAGACCCACCTCAAGGCGCGCCAAGATATCAACCATCAGGGCGGCCTAGTGAGCGGCGACACGCTATTACAAGTTGAGGCGGGCAGAGACGTCACGGCGGAAACTACCACCGTCACCACCACTGGCGGCGATCCCAACGGCAGCAGTTATAGCAGCCATACCAATTTAGGCCAACGAGCAAAGCTGCTGGTCAGGCAAGCAGGCGGTGTGATGGCGGTCCAGGCGGGACGCGACGCTAACCTGGTGGCTACCCAGATATTGAACGCTGGCGAGGGCGGCCACACACAGATAAGGGCTGGCCACGATCTCAAGCTGAGCACTGCCCAGGTCGGACAACACGAGCAACTCATCTGGGATGAGAACAACCACCGGGTTGAAGGGGGCTACCGAGATGTCGGCAGCCAAATCAAAACCGTCGGCACCCTGCAGCTCCACGCGGGCAATAAACTCACCGCCACCGCTGCCCAGGTAGCCAGTGGAGTTTCCGCCCAGTCAGTCGCCGCGCTCGTTCAGGGGCCCCTTGCCCTAGAGCAGGAGGGCAGCGGTGCTGCCCCTCTCGTGTCGACCGAGCAGTCCCTGGAGGCACAACTCGCCGCCGGCACGTTACAGATGAGTGCTAAAAGCATTGAAATTCTTCCTGGTCAAGCCACTCGCTACTTGGATGAAGCGCACCAGAAAACCCATAGCGGGCTTTTTAATGATAAAACGACCACCTCACGCATCGTCCAGCAAGAGACCATCGCTTTGGGGAGCCAATTCATTGGCACACAAACGGAGATGGTTGCCACCGAAGGCGATCTGCGAATCCACGGCTCCAGCGTCCTGGGAGAGCAAGGTACTACCTTGATAGCCCAAGAGGGCAATATAAAAATCACCAGTGCTGAAAATCGCCAACGGCAAATCAGCTACCATCAGGTAGAAGAGAGTGGGCTACTCACCGGGGGAGGCGCTGCTTTGACCTTAGGCGAGCGCGAGAGCAGCCAGCAGCAAGAGCTCGAGGGCACTCAGCAGCAGAGCAGTGCGGTGGGCAGCCTGTTGGGTGATGTGCGCATCTGGGCCAAGCAGAAATTCCAGCAACTGGGCAGCCACCTGATCACCCCCCAGGGTGATATTAACGTCTCAGCGGCCACGATAGAGGTCCTAGACACCCACCACCAGCAGCAACTCACCCAGGAAAGTAGCAGCAGCACCAGCGGCTTCACCATGAGTGTCAGCAACCCGGCCGTGAGCGCTCTCCAAACCGCTCAACAGCTGCAGAGCGCTGTCGGCCAGACTAGCGACCCCCGGATGCACGCCCTAGCTGCCGCGGCCGGCGGCCTGGCCGCCAAGAACACCTATGATGCCCTGCAGTGCAATCCGCAACAACTAGGTGGAATTAACGTCACCACCACCTTCGGCAGTAGTGAAAGTCACAGTGAAAGCAGTGAGCATCACACCACCTCCCAGCGCTCGCTGGTGTCCGGCCGCAGGGTTATCATTCAAGCTAGAAGCGGAGATGCCACGATACAGGGCGACCTGCAAGCTCAGGAGCTAGCAAGGATAGCCGCCGCCGGCAATCTAAAACTACTGGCCAGTGAAAACCGCGGCCAGCAGGAGAGCAGCCAGAGCTCCAGCAGCCAGTCATTCGGTGTTGGCCGAGGCATCGTAGTGGGAATGAGTGAAGGCGAAGGCAGCAGCCAAGGGGAGAGCTGCCGGTACCAACTCGCCCAGGTACACGCTGGCCAGAAAGTCGAGTTAGAGAGTGGCGGCGATACCCTCGTGCAGGGGGTGGTGAGCGCCCCGCAAATCCAAGCGGCTATTGCCGGCAACCTCACGATTGAAAGCCTGCAAGACACCGACCACCAGGAGGGCGAACAGCAGCAGATTGGGATAAACCTAGATATCGGTCCCATGGTGAGTGGCAGCCTGAATTTCAACCAAAGTGACTACCGCAGCGATTTTAAAAGCGTCCAGCAGCAGGCAGGCCTCGAAGCGGGCGACCTGGGTTATCAACTGGATGTTAAAGGCAACTTCCACCTGGGAGCCGGCGGCCTCAAAAGCAGTGCAAAGGCAGTGACCGCCGGCCGCAATAAAGCCAGAGCCAGCACCTTAACCCAGAGCCAGCTTGACAACTATGACAAGCATAACGCCCAGAGCATCAGTGGCAGCATCGGTTTTAGCCAACATCCCCAGAAGCCAGGGCAGCCCGCCCTGCAGGATGGGGGTGTTGGCAAAAACCAGTCAGGGCAAGCCGCTCCAGGAGCCCTGCAGGTACCGGGCAGTGGGCTGCCGAGCCACCATGGCCTCTCCGCTACCATACCCATCGTCACAAACGCCCGCGGCAGCGCCAGCAGTACCACCCGCAGTGTGATTAGTGGCGCCAGGCAAGCCGTGACCATTACCAATCCCGCTGCTCAACTAGCACTCACCGGCCAAACTCCAGAGCAGGCCATCGCCGCCTTCGATGCCAGCGTCACCAGTGATAAGGACAGCAGCAACGCACTGTCCAACAGCTTCAACCTAGAAGAGATAAAAGCGGGCTTCCAGATTGTCGAGGCTCTCACCCGCGAAGTCGGCACTTTCCTAGACAATCGAGCTAAGGAGCAGACGAAAACGCAAACGGACTTAACCGAGGAGCAAGGCAAAGCGCTCGAGCAGCAAAATACCCAAAAAATAGCAGCGCTACAGGAGCGCTTACAAGAGAACCAGCTGTGGGAGATGGGCGGCAAAGGACGTATTCTGATGAGCGCCCTCTCCCTCGCCGCCGGCAGTAATATCACCGGCAGCACCGGCCAACTGTTGCAAGCGGCCACCGTGAACGTCATTCAAAGCTACGGCGCCCAGCAGATTAAGTTGCTAGCCGACAGCATGAATAGTGAAGTGGCCCGCACTGCCCTGCAGGGGCTACTGGCTGGCGCTGGCGCCGCCGCCCAAGGACAGAGCGCCACCCCAGCGGCCCTGGGGGCCAGTGCCAGCGTGGTCCTGAACAACCTCATAGACAGCGCCTATGGGGAAACCAGCAGCACTCTCAGCCTAGCGGAGCGCGAAGCCCGCAAAAACCTCGTCTCCACCCTCATCACCGGTACCACCCAGGCTATCGGCGGCGAGGCGGCACTGGCCAATGCGGCGGCCACGCTGGAGATGGAAAACAACTATCTAAGCCGGGCGCAATGCAGCCGGAGAAATCAGGAATTATCTGAAGGTGAAAATCTGCTTCATAAGGCCGCTATCCGGGCCAAGTGGGATTTAATTGACACTGGACAGGATGTTAGCTTTAGAGCAGGAGAGATAGCTGGTATCCCTGACACCCTGTATGAGGCTGTAGAGGGGATAGTCAATGCAGCATTGAGCCCTCATGAAACTTACCTATCACTCAAGTCTCTGTTTGATAGCGATAATGTACTGGGGACCGTCTCTGAAGCCGTAAAACAATCTTATATTGCCCGCCTCGATAAAATGGACGCCGAGTTCGAAAAAGCAGGCGCCAGTGGCTCCTTCAAAGCGGGATTAGAAAGTACTAAGCTAATTGCCGATATCGCCTCCTTGGCTGCCAGCGGTATTGGGGTTGCTAAGGGGGGTGTTGCCTTAACCAATTTAGGCGTTAAAGCTGCCAAACAAGGCATCCAGTCTACCAAGACTGTCCGAGGACTAGCGACAGCCGCCAAACAAGGAACGACTGCTACAGTACCTAAAATTCCCTCGAAGGTTACTGGCGTCAGTGATACACTGGCAGCAGCAAATTCGCTGAGCAAGGCAGGACACGTAGCTGCGAAACCACCTGGGATTAGCTCCAATGCTGCCTCCTCTACACAACTAGGAACTGTAAATTTAGAGGGTGCAGCAAAGGGGACAATAAATATTATTGACTCAAGTAAATTTGATTATTTATTTGGTAAATCAAGTAGTAATGCACATAATGCAGCACGTTCTAATCAATTGGCTCTGGAAATGAAAAGACTAGGCATACATAATGATCAACTTGGCCGTGCAACATTAACAAACCACTTACAATCAATAACTCAAAATACAAAAAGTATAATTAATAAATTCTCTAATATACATGGAAATTTTGAGGTTAGAGAATCGTTACTTATGGGGCCATCAGGAAAAGCAGCGATGTTGCAGACAACTTTCCAGGTTATGTCTGATGGCTCTCATCGCTTTGTAACAGCCATTTCCTTCAGTGGAGCTAAATAA